The following nucleotide sequence is from Drosophila kikkawai strain 14028-0561.14 chromosome 2L, DkikHiC1v2, whole genome shotgun sequence.
CCTTGTGCTCCTTGTGACCGTGCTCACCCTTGTGTTCCTCGGcaccaaatttctttttttcgaaTTTGTCGCCAccttcttcctcctcctcggatGATGACCCTTTCTTTTTGGCCGCCGAGTAGGACAGCAGCAGTCCCAGGACTAGCAACAGCTTGAAATAACTACCATGCATCTCGCATTCTTTTTTCTGTCAACTGGGCGGCAAGCAGTGGCAAGtgcttttatattatttcgtGGACCACTGAATGCATGGCGTCTTTTGGCGGCGTGATGCAAGCAAACCTCGGGAGCTGACGCAAAAATTTTCCGCTTCACGGCTTCACTCTACCGCAATCAATGGAACTTCTTGTCATTCGACGAGTAAGAGATTGGCCTCCAAAGTCACAAGTTTTTTCTTCAATGAGGTAAGCTTAGATTTTATTCTTGGGGCTAACTCTGCTATTGCAGTAGCATAATATGAATGTATAATCCAGAAAAGGTACTATTTAGCATGAGAATAAAATGCAAAGACTATAAAGGAGCTATGAAATTTAAGTAATACAGaagtaagaaaaaaatatctgGTTTTGCAATTATTaacttttacatttatttctaATGTACAACAAAAACTTTACGCTTtctgattattattataaaatcctATACTTTACAGTAAGGTAACCTAAAGTGCTAAGATTTAAGACCTAAAACTAAAGCCCATCAAGACCAAGAAACTATTCCTGCTGCTTggactttttctttttcttggcTGGTGTGGGCTCGTCTACAGGCTCAGTTGCTGCCGCCTCCTCGGGGGCCTCCTCGTCCttttgcttcttcttcttcttctttttcttctccGACTTaacttcctcctcctcctcagcGGCACCAGCCTCCTCCTTGATTTCCTTCTTAACAGGCGTCTGCTCCGCCTCCGAGTGCTTGCGTTTCTTCACGTTTACGGTGTTGTCAGCCTCGGGTTGGTATGTAAACACCTCGCTGGAAAATCAAAtaagttaaattaataaagaaatggTAAGAAATAGCTCTgaaaataaacacaatttcGGTCAGACAGCCAAGGTTTATCGTCATTGTAATCGGAAGATGCGAAACCTTTTAGTTATCATCATTGGAAATCGGTTTGTAtcgttgcataattttttgatTGAACCCACCTCTTGGCTTGGTATTTCTCGAACTTGGCCTTTGCCTTGCCAGTGCCCGAGAGTTTCCGCAGGTTTCCCTCCTCCAGCAGTCGGAGGCGCGACTCCAGCTTCACCTTGTGCGCGGCTCCCAACTCAAAGGTGGCCTCCTCGCCGAAGGCATCCACTCGTGTGGCCAGCGACGCCTTGGCGGCCAGCGATCGTGACATCTTGCCCTTGTTCTTTTGGCTTGCCTGACCCACCAGCTGAGCGTGATAGATCAAACCATACTTGGGCGTATCCTTCTTTGTCTTCAGAGCTCGGAAGAGCGCCTTCTCGGCACCCAGGATTTGTACCGTGGACGAGGGATGCTTGGCCAGGTTAATCAGCGAGCCGGCATGGGCAATCAGCCTAGCGCCCACTGTGTCTCCCACGAGGACTGTCAAATTTGGAGCCATGGCCATCATTCTGGCCTTGAGGTAGTCGTACAAGTGTATGCGGTAATCGTTAATCGAGATGATTTCGTCGCAAAGGCACTGGATATTGAGAACATCCTCCTCGGAGATTTCCGTGCCCATCGATATCTCGGCCGCCTCCTTAACTTTCTCCTCCACGTCCTCAGGCAAGATGTCAGACAGATCGGCCGCCGACATGTTGTCTCTGGTGCCCACCAACTTAATCGTCTTCACAAAGGCAATGTTGTCGGTAATGATCTTGCCCAGCTCGGGAAAGTGCCAGCCGTACCACTCGCGGGCCCTCATCATGTAGTTGTTTAGCTCCTTATCCAAGTCGTCCAGCAAGCACTGCGCCTGCACGATCATAGTGTCGATCTTGTCCGGCGAGAACTTGAGCTTGTAGCGCGACAACGAGTGGGCGAGACCCAGGGCCATGGCAGTCATCTCCCGTTTGGGCAGGCCACCCAGCAGACTGTCCGCCTGCTGGCGGATGCAACGCATCAGTTCCTGGACACCCGTGTTGTAGACACACTGCACAGACAGCTTGTCCTTGATGGCGGTGCCCAGTTTGGCATCAGCAACCAACAGTGACGACTGCACGTCGTCCACCAGCAGCTTTTTCAGAGTTTTCTTCAACGGCTTCGCCACCTTGCCCTCAACCGCGGCTGTGGCGGCTGCCAGCGCCTCTGTGGTGTCGTTGAATTTCTCGAAGTGCTTCAATTTCAACAATTTATTGGCCTTCTCCGGAGTCTCGAACTCCAAGTACAAATTGTCGACCTGCTCGAGTTTCTTTTCGTCCAGCAACTTGAAGATTGCGTAGCCCGCCGGCGTTTCGTAGAGCACAAACATTGTATCACGCTGTGCtcatttagttttaattttaacttaagAACTCAGCAAAACTCCGCAACCAGCAGCAGACTTAACCTTCTTTTCCGTATGCCGCGTGTAAAAGAAAATTCCAAAATGAAGCGTGAGCACGTGTATTAGCGGCCGCCAGAGTTGCCACTCGATTCGCGTTTAACAGCACAATTCTACCGATGTCACCAGAGCTGTTAACAATTTCACCACGAAAAGTAAAGCGCGGGGAACGAAAAAAGAGGACAAATGTCTCGACTTCGCGGTACCCTAGATCAACTCACGGAACTGTACATCAACCGTAGAATCGTTTCTAGCACTGACACTGTTAAAATAATATCACATACGTATTTAGAGATTCAGCACTAAACAATATGATATTCAGTGATTGTTCTAACTTaatgtaataaatttaataatttgctACAGTTTATTATTTGAGTTTATAATGTAGGATAATTCCCGATTCTAAGTTTCATATATTTGACTTGGCAAATATACCCGAGTTTGCAGACATAGGGTATTCAGACAGAGCACGTGTGCGTGCTGTTATTGGAGCCGCTGCGCGCTCAACAGCACTTGCTGGCCTAACAGCACTCAAGTCTAACATACGTTAAACTTAACAGTCCACCACGAAAACTGTCCAACTTCCCCACACTCtaaacaattcaaaatttttgcatgGCACAgctacaaacacacacacacaccctcatACGAATCTGTATGTATGCGATCTCGCCATGTTACAAAAAGGATGAATCCGCTTTGGCaatgaatgaaaatggaaatgacGAACTGCTTACCTGCGTCGCTGCCTGGCCTTGCGCTCGCGGCAGTGGCGGGCGAAGTGGCCACGGCCTCCACACTCGTAGCACTTGTCGTCGCCacggccgccgccgcctcctccaccGCGGTCGcgtcctccgccgccgccgcccccaccaccgcctcctcctccaccaccaGATCTAGCGTATTTGCCAGTGGACAGCTCCACACGAGCGCGGCGTCCGCACACTGTCCGACCGTCTAATCCGCGCACGGCGTCCGCGGCGTCCCGGGCGCTTTCGAATTCCACGAATGCAAAGCCCGGTGGATTGCGAGCGATCCAGACACTGCGCAGACTGCCGTACGCGCCAAACACGTACTCCAAGTCGTTCTTGCGGGCATTGTTGCCCAGGTCGCCAACGTACACCTTTCTATCGCTGGGGTGGCGCGACATTCTGTTTATTCCGCTTTTCTCGGCTCGGCTTGGGCTTGGGGGCTGCTGTTAATGTGGCAGCAGCGGCCTCTGCAGCGCAGAAAAAATCGATGAGCGTCGCTTATATTCACTTGGAACGCTTCCTCCGGAGCTCCTTCTATTCGACGCACGCTGGCGATCGATTTTTTTCACTCGGGGCGCGCAGAAACTGCaaattcgtatttattttctatttttttgcagCACAAAACTCATTTTACCGGGTAGCAAACAGAGGGACCCTGCGAGGGCTGTGCAAATATACCATCGGCTTAACGAAATATACCACCAAGCAAAAGAGACGtacaaaatactaaaaaaaaaactgataaTGCGCTTGGTATTTTACCGATTATCTAGCTGTACAGGATAAAGGTTCAGGATATAGGAATATTGCATTAATATTCCATTTGAATTatagtaaaataattatacaCATAGCGGATATTTTTAGACAACAAAAATAGGAAGAAGTCCGAGTCGGACACGACAATATACCGCCATCGGCGCAGTCTGGCTGCTATTTGTTGGtcacaaaatatttttcagtaTATATCGATACCCGATGGTATATCGCATCAACCTGGTGGCGGTCACACAGGATTAAACGTGGCGGCGATTTTTATCATATAAGTTAGGTTATATCGTATGCATCAAAATcatacaattatttataagctagttttttaaggaaaaaacaCTTAAATTTAGTGAATTTGCAGTgcgaaatctttaaaaaaccACAGACGAACACTTGGCACAAACGGTAAGAATGGAAAGCAATTGAAAATCACATTTTACATAACAATTACGGGGCTAACAAAATGCCTGCCTTTCCAAAACGACTGAATACCTGACGCAGCTGCCATTGCTCGATGTCGTAGTGGTGTGTGTGTAGAGTAAAAATTGTTCGGCTCGGTTCGATTGTGGCACAGTAgctctttgtttttttcgccAAGCGCTTGTGAGTTTGATCCGTGCAATTTTCGCCTGGGGCAAGCGTTTTTCCGTGCCAATTTCGGCCCATTTTTCCCACCCATCAAAGTGgaaaatttcatatttttatacatacatacaagaAATGCTATGTATAACACCACaccaacgcacacacacaccaatgAAAATCGCTCGGTTCGGTCTGTCGGCGGCGGCCAttcgcgcacacacacacacacccccatGCCAACTCatgcactcacacacacgaaGCAGATTGCGgtgcaaaatacaaaaatcatgcgaaatttttaaaattgcgTAGTAGGAATCTTGGTTAATTTCGCTCCCCTTTACCCGGCACGTAAAAGTACAAGAGGTGCCTGTGCGAACTGTGTTGCCGCGAGCAGTGTGCTTTTCCGGTCTCAGCCCAACTCTAAAAGAAATAAGCTGATTTCGTGCCTATGAAAATGAACAGCTCCCAATGAAATGTGCTCCAGATTTCAGGAATATAAAGTCGGCAGCCAACGAACATATTTCTTGAGATTTCTTTGTTGTAGCATTTTTTTCATCAGGCACGTcttccattttgtttttttttcttcgttgccgtcgccgccgctgcctgCTTCTGCCGTGGTGAATTTCCCACACACTCCGCCGATATTCATTCAGTTCGCTTCGCAGGCTGtgtaatacaaaaaaaagaaaagagccCATCTGGAGGAAAACTCCAACAGaagtgtttgtttttttgacgGAATTAACATTTCCTTTGGCCTGCATTCCGAGGGCATTGCTTTTTGGTACGTTTCTTTCGCCATCCATTCGCTTTCACGTCGCACATGGCGTTGCCACATGTTTTCACTTGCTGCCAATGAAACATTGTCTGCGCGGCGCGACACGATGGTAGCTGTGAGTAAAGAACGGGCACTAATGGGCCCGTAGTGAAAATCCGCAATTTGCAAGGCATTTGGTGCTGGTGGCATTTACGAAGTCCTCTTCTCATCCGGCAATCCTGCGATAAATGGCGCGCAAATGTGGTGGAACCGGCGAGGCTCTCATTTCACCTTGGAATAAGTTCGTTGTTCTCATTGACAGGCGtcatgtgtttgtgtgtgtgtttgtgtcaAAAGAGCTGAGGCTGGGACAGTGCAACAACAAAGCCGCTCGTGACAaagcgaaaagaaaacaatactTTCACGTAGCCGTGTAAAAGCGGGTGAAGAAGACGAGCTGCTGAGAAGAGGAGCAAGCGGAGCGAGCAAACTTGTGAACGTGTACAAAAAGCAGTTAGACGGCAAAAATCACATAGATACTGGTGtccaatgtgtgtgtgtgtgtgtgtaccgGCCGGTTGCTTTTGCCGCCTACCTGTGCCTTTCATAATTATCTGTGCCTATTTCGCTGGCTCTCTTTCTTTCGCCCCTGTATGTGTGCTGTGTGCCGCCTCTGTTCCTCTTTTTGTCATCTGGTCATTCCCACCCTATTCGCACCTACATAAGTCAAGATCAGTTCTTCAGTTTTGATTAACaagtttctattttattctatcTTTATATCTTTTCATGTGCCTACtataaacaacaacatcgTCGATAATGTGTAGAAAGTTACGTGTGAACGTCGTGgcttttgtttaattgttttgaACGGAAAGAACTTTGGCAACGTTAAAACCAACCTATAAGATACATAAgaacaccagcaacaacaacggcaacagTGTAAAATTCTTTAAGTGCGCATCCCCttaagcaaaaacaaaaaaaaaaaaatcaacaaacacaacacacaaGTTAATTTCTTTTGCACACCGGGTTAAGAAAAAAGCGGCAAGATTACGTCAATTATTGAAAACCTACCCGGCGCCATAGCTCACAACCACAACCAGAACAACATCATGGAGGAAGACGAGAGGGGCAAACTGTTTGTGGGCGGTCTATCCTGGGAGACGACACAGGAGAATTTGTCGCGCTACTTCTGCCGCTTCGGCGACATCATCGACTGCGTGGTGATGAAGAACAACGAGAGCGGCAGGTCGCGCGGCTTCGGCTTTGTTACTTTCGCCGATCCCACCAATGTCAACCATGTGCTGCAGAACGGACCGCACACGCTGGACGGCCGCACCATCGACCCGAAGCCTTGTAATCCTCGCACGCTGCAGAAGCCGAAGAAGGGCGGTGGCTACAAGGTCTTCCTGGGTGGTTTGCCCTCGAATGTCACCGAGACGGATCTGCGCACCTTCTTCGGGCGCTACGGCAAGGTCACCGAGGTGGTGATCATGTACGACCAGGAGAAGAAGAAGTCTCGCGGCTTCGGCTTCCTCTCCTTTGAGGAGGAATCGTCCGTGGAGCACGTGACTAACG
It contains:
- the nop5 gene encoding nucleolar protein 58, which gives rise to MFVLYETPAGYAIFKLLDEKKLEQVDNLYLEFETPEKANKLLKLKHFEKFNDTTEALAAATAAVEGKVAKPLKKTLKKLLVDDVQSSLLVADAKLGTAIKDKLSVQCVYNTGVQELMRCIRQQADSLLGGLPKREMTAMALGLAHSLSRYKLKFSPDKIDTMIVQAQCLLDDLDKELNNYMMRAREWYGWHFPELGKIITDNIAFVKTIKLVGTRDNMSAADLSDILPEDVEEKVKEAAEISMGTEISEEDVLNIQCLCDEIISINDYRIHLYDYLKARMMAMAPNLTVLVGDTVGARLIAHAGSLINLAKHPSSTVQILGAEKALFRALKTKKDTPKYGLIYHAQLVGQASQKNKGKMSRSLAAKASLATRVDAFGEEATFELGAAHKVKLESRLRLLEEGNLRKLSGTGKAKAKFEKYQAKSEVFTYQPEADNTVNVKKRKHSEAEQTPVKKEIKEEAGAAEEEEEVKSEKKKKKKKKQKDEEAPEEAAATEPVDEPTPAKKKKKSKQQE
- the x16 gene encoding probable splicing factor, arginine/serine-rich 6 codes for the protein MSRHPSDRKVYVGDLGNNARKNDLEYVFGAYGSLRSVWIARNPPGFAFVEFESARDAADAVRGLDGRTVCGRRARVELSTGKYARSGGGGGGGGGGGGGGGRDRGGGGGGGRGDDKCYECGGRGHFARHCRERKARQRRRSNSFSRSRSTSRRRRTRSKSATRSRSRSAASVSRRSGRSNGRDENGSSVPRYSDHERNGSGAVDSPPPPKRRYDDDDDDRVRGSRSRSRSRSASPAVRRGSPPPRRRGDSSASRSVSRD